In Temnothorax longispinosus isolate EJ_2023e chromosome 2, Tlon_JGU_v1, whole genome shotgun sequence, one DNA window encodes the following:
- the LOC139809155 gene encoding uncharacterized protein isoform X2 — protein MSGDIAESLLAQYYGIFEGPKAEKFLSIQECVGSVENDSDKLIGEQSTVETNDDDTSRETGVQENDIENEEENSEIDIPARSSRALKWEALEDKEDEETSSEFDIIFEANTAGNLYENTCASSGKETQDFAIYSKAASTLGLEDNEGNDSYLSLSEDILPDSASDISSIAGKKKTEKSAIKFVPPSTPPPNRTPLYTETFVDLTSTGLTSLPIEAIEKYPAIQMLYLEDNNLTELPEKLFVSLQHLQWLDVRNNLLTSLPTSIKSHSSLETVLLQGNKIEKLPLELCLVPKLKTLNVAHNPITAPPKDVIALGCSSILSYLRSEWNKLHPNEPVTFVEQKIEPKASTILAYRSPREKRWKLSKVPRRISKSANDIGGSFKGSAIRKKSRGYKPSNRCEGKGTNMIMEQRLQWISKARDLLSAQSATIQKIKDLDTIKEWRRDKRSFNKSMEKISRRNEDDIPFAIDIEDYPTIRKRIQNAGDADNYKREKLRSININRKIEELTGFLQKLEITKSSEILTPKSKQKYLQTEIEKLSHFQKEVHNLRRYNEIISTPMNSPNNSS, from the exons ATGTCCGGAGACATCGCGGAAAGCCTCCTCGCGCAATATTACGGAATTTTCGAGGGTCCAAAagctgaaaaatttttatcgatccAGGAATGCGTGGGCAGCGTAGAGAACGACTCGGATAAACTGATCGGCGAGCAATCGACCGTGGAAACGAACGACGATGACACATCCAGGGAAACGGGGGTGCAG GAAAATGATATTGAGAACGAGGAAGAGAATTCCGAGATTGATATTCCAGCAAGATCCTCGCGAGCGTTAAAATGGGAAGCGCTCGAAGACAAAGAGGATGAAGAAACATCGTCCGAAttcgatattattttcgaaGCAAATACTGCTGgcaatttatatgaaaatacgTGTGCCTCCTCCGGCAAAGAGACACAGGATTTTGCCATATATAGCAAGGCTGCCTCCACTCTAG GTCTGGAAGACAACGAAGGGAACGATTCGTATCTCTCGCTTAGTGAAGATATATTGCCGGACAGTGCTTCAGACATTTCTTCAATAGCAGGGAAGAAGAAAACGGAGAAATCTGCGATTAAGTTTGTTCCGCCTTCAACGCCGCCGCCAAATAGGACTCCGTTATACACTGAGACTTTTGTAGATTTAACAAGCACCGGTCTCACATCACTCCCTATCGAAGCGATTGAAAAATATCCTGCGATACAA ATGCTGTACCTAGAAGATAACAATCTCACCGAGCTTCCCGAAAAGCTCTTCGTTTCCCTACAACATTTACAGTGGCTGGACGTTCGAAATAATCTATTGACAAGTCTACCTACGAGTATTAAATCGCATTCTTCACTAGAAACTGTCTTGTTGCAAGGAAATAAAATCGAGAAATTGCCATTAGAACTTT GCCTGGTGCCGAAACTTAAAACCCTCAATGTAGCACATAATCCTATCACTGCACCTCCAAAGGATGTTATAGCTCTCGGATGTTCGAGCATTCTCAGTTATCTCCGGTCTGAATGGAATAAATTGCATCCGAATGAGCCCGTGACATTCGTAGAAC agaaaattgaACCAAAGGCATCAACGATCTTGGCTTATCGGTCTCCGCGTGAAAAACGATGGAAATTATCAAAAGTTCCACGGCGAATATCGAAAAGCGCGAACGACATCGGCGGTTCGTTCAAAGGCTCTGCGATCAGAAAGAAAAGTAGAGGTTACAAGCCCAGCAACAG ATGCGAAGGTAAAGGTACTAATATGATCATGGAACAACGACTGCAATGGATTTCTAAAGCGAGAGATTTGCTGAGCGCACAATCAGCaacaattcaaaaaattaa GGATTTGGACACTATAAAAGAATGGAGACGTGACAAACGAAGCTTCAATAAAAGCATGGAAAAAATATCGAGGAGAAATGAAG atgaTATTCCATTCGCAATCGACATTGAAGATTACCCTACAATTCGAAAACGTATACAAAATGCG GGAGATGCAGATAATTATAAACGGGAAAAATTAAGATCAAT AAATATAAACCGAAAGATTGAAGAATTAACAGGATTCCTGCAAAAGCTCGAAATTACAAAATCTTCAGAAATATTGACGCCTAAAtctaaacaaaaatatctccAAACTGAAATTGAAAAG CTGTCACATTTTCAAAAGGAAGTACACAATCTAAGAAGATACAACGAAATTATATCAACTCCAATGAATTCTCCAAATAATtcatcttaa
- the LOC139809155 gene encoding uncharacterized protein isoform X1, with product MSGDIAESLLAQYYGIFEGPKAEKFLSIQECVGSVENDSDKLIGEQSTVETNDDDTSRETGVQENDIENEEENSEIDIPARSSRALKWEALEDKEDEETSSEFDIIFEANTAGNLYENTCASSGKETQDFAIYSKAASTLGLEDNEGNDSYLSLSEDILPDSASDISSIAGKKKTEKSAIKFVPPSTPPPNRTPLYTETFVDLTSTGLTSLPIEAIEKYPAIQMLYLEDNNLTELPEKLFVSLQHLQWLDVRNNLLTSLPTSIKSHSSLETVLLQGNKIEKLPLELCLVPKLKTLNVAHNPITAPPKDVIALGCSSILSYLRSEWNKLHPNEPVTFVEQKIEPKASTILAYRSPREKRWKLSKVPRRISKSANDIGGSFKGSAIRKKSRGYKPSNRYSNTHNDAFLKNLANSYISDTRNNSPAGSLCASCARNFPAIRCKDESNKKENESNDELNHNQDEKCDKQHAFLKMIALCHDVKKTCIKGEIAEVDAKILHLTGPSPRSCYVRQNIAELITYKHYREKECRIKTISNETKHIALAKSYYSTARNNEKKMKCKNVEHPELVFDIVTKDMRRMQLRPMELKDSCSMISCLENYLDIKKAN from the exons ATGTCCGGAGACATCGCGGAAAGCCTCCTCGCGCAATATTACGGAATTTTCGAGGGTCCAAAagctgaaaaatttttatcgatccAGGAATGCGTGGGCAGCGTAGAGAACGACTCGGATAAACTGATCGGCGAGCAATCGACCGTGGAAACGAACGACGATGACACATCCAGGGAAACGGGGGTGCAG GAAAATGATATTGAGAACGAGGAAGAGAATTCCGAGATTGATATTCCAGCAAGATCCTCGCGAGCGTTAAAATGGGAAGCGCTCGAAGACAAAGAGGATGAAGAAACATCGTCCGAAttcgatattattttcgaaGCAAATACTGCTGgcaatttatatgaaaatacgTGTGCCTCCTCCGGCAAAGAGACACAGGATTTTGCCATATATAGCAAGGCTGCCTCCACTCTAG GTCTGGAAGACAACGAAGGGAACGATTCGTATCTCTCGCTTAGTGAAGATATATTGCCGGACAGTGCTTCAGACATTTCTTCAATAGCAGGGAAGAAGAAAACGGAGAAATCTGCGATTAAGTTTGTTCCGCCTTCAACGCCGCCGCCAAATAGGACTCCGTTATACACTGAGACTTTTGTAGATTTAACAAGCACCGGTCTCACATCACTCCCTATCGAAGCGATTGAAAAATATCCTGCGATACAA ATGCTGTACCTAGAAGATAACAATCTCACCGAGCTTCCCGAAAAGCTCTTCGTTTCCCTACAACATTTACAGTGGCTGGACGTTCGAAATAATCTATTGACAAGTCTACCTACGAGTATTAAATCGCATTCTTCACTAGAAACTGTCTTGTTGCAAGGAAATAAAATCGAGAAATTGCCATTAGAACTTT GCCTGGTGCCGAAACTTAAAACCCTCAATGTAGCACATAATCCTATCACTGCACCTCCAAAGGATGTTATAGCTCTCGGATGTTCGAGCATTCTCAGTTATCTCCGGTCTGAATGGAATAAATTGCATCCGAATGAGCCCGTGACATTCGTAGAAC agaaaattgaACCAAAGGCATCAACGATCTTGGCTTATCGGTCTCCGCGTGAAAAACGATGGAAATTATCAAAAGTTCCACGGCGAATATCGAAAAGCGCGAACGACATCGGCGGTTCGTTCAAAGGCTCTGCGATCAGAAAGAAAAGTAGAGGTTACAAGCCCAGCAACAGGTATAGCAACACGCATAATGACGCTTTTCTGAAGAATTTAGCAAACAGTTATATCAGCGATACACGTAACAATAGTCCAGCGGGTTCTCTTTGCGCATCGTGCGCACGAAATTTTCCTGCTATTCGATGCAAAGACGAGAGTAATAAGAAGGAGAATGAGAGTAACGATGAGCTAAACCATAATCAGGATGAAAAATGCGATAAGCAGCacgcatttttaaaaatgatagcTTTGTGTCACGATGTCAAGAAAACTTGCATCAAGGGAGAGATCGCCGAGGTAGATGCGAAAATCTTGCACTTAACCGGACCGTCGCCCAGATCGTGTTACGTTAGACAAAACATTGCagaattaataacatataaacaTTATCGCGAAAAGGAATGTCGAATTAAGACGATTAGTAACGAGACGAAACACATCGCGCTCGCAAAGTCGTATTATTCCACAGCAAGGaataacgagaaaaaaatgaaatgtaaGAATGTTGAACATCCGGAACTGGTTTTCGATATTGTCACAAAAGACATGCGAAGAATGCAGCTGCGGCCGATGGAGCTGAAAGACTCGTGCAGCATGATATCGTGTTTGGAGAATTATCTCGATATCAAAAAAGCTAATTAG
- the Spt5 gene encoding transcription elongation factor SPT5 produces the protein MSDSEGASDAGSVGGRSRSVSRSRSPSRSSGSRSPSRSRSRSRSPSGSEDGDPKLDEAEEVRSGDEEAVEPEEEPEGEDLDNSSEYDEEEEEEDDDRPRKKKKKDRFGGFIIDEAEVDDEVEDDDEWEEGAQEIGIVGNEVDELGPTAREIEGRRRGTNLWDSQKEDEIEEYLRKKYADESIAARRFGDGGEEMSDEITQQTLLPGVKDPNLWMVKCRIGEEKSTVLLLMRKFITYQFSSEPLQIKSVVAPEGVKGYIYIEAYKQPHVKAAIENVGNLRMGIWKQQMVPIKEMTDVLRVVKEQTGLKAKQWVRLKRGIYKDDIAQVDYVDLAQNQVHLKLLPRIDYTRPRGALRTAQSESEALKRKKKRRPPAKPFDPEAIRAIGGEVTSDGDFLIFEGNRYSRKGFLYKNFTTSAIIAEGVKPTLSELERFEEAPEGVEIDLSGTPGTGTSGKEDQSVTHSFSNGDNVEVCEGELINLQGKIVSIDGNMIMVMPKHEELKEALEFQASELRKYFTQGDHVKVVAGRYEGDTGLIVRVEQNRVVLFSDLSMHELEVLPRDLQLCSDMATGVDSLGQFQWGDLVQLDAQTVGVIVRLERENFHVLSMHGKVVEARPQGLTKRRENRNAVALDSQQNTIQKKDIVKVVDGPHAGRGGEIKHLYRSFAFLHSRMFVDNGGIFVCKTRHLQLSGGNKTTSINSMSPVAGFMSPRIASPMHPSGGGFGRGGGGGRGRGRGGGGGARRDRELIGTTIKITGGPYKGNVGIVKDATETTARVELHSTCQTISVDRSHIANVGVPTKDGGFSSYNRTPAYGAGGQTPMYARDGSKTPMHGSQTPMYENGSRTPHYGSMTPSHDGSRTPGQSGAWDPSVTNTPARTNDFDGYSIEEGGSPGYGPGYPPTGGPFTPQTPGTMYGSEQSFSSYQPSPSPAGSATASPSPTGYVATPSPSGTGYTTSPHGAFATPSPMGYSPMTPGVPSSPYNPHTPSSTGMDAVGSGIMGSSEWHTTDIEVRIRDSHDDPALAGQQAVIRGISGGMCTVYLPTEDRVVNLVCEQLEPVVPSRGDRVKVILGEDREAVGTLLSIDNQEGVVKLNTDEIKFLQLRFLCKMKALDLKDLK, from the exons ATGTCGGATTCGGAAG GTGCCAGCGACGCGGGGAGCGTCGGAGGAAGATCTCGAAGCGTCTCTCGCAGCAGAAGTCCTTCACGTAGCTCAGGATCCAGGAGTCCGTCCAGATCTCGATCACGTTCCCGATCACCGTCTGG CTCAGAAGATGGAGACCCGAAGCTGGACGAGGCAGAAGAAGTCAGATCGGGAGATGAAGAAGCTGTGGAACCGGAAGAGGAACCTGAAG GAGAAGATTTGGACAATAGTAGTGAATAtgatgaagaagaagaggaagaggatgATGATCGgccgagaaagaaaaagaagaaggataGGTTTGGTGGGTTCATCATAGATGAAGCTGAAGTAGATGATGAAGTTGAGGATGACGATGAATGGGAGGAAGGTGCCCAAGAAATTGGCATCGTGGGAAACGAGGTGGACGAGTTGGGACCGACTGCGCGTGAAATTGAAGGACGTCGTAGAGGTACAAATCTTTGGGA TTCGCAGAAAGAAGACGAGATTGAGGAATACCTTCGTAAAAAGTATGCAGACGAGTCGATTGCCGCTCGTCGCTTTGGCGACGGCGGTGAAGAAATGAGTGACGAAATCACTCAACAGACTTTGTTGCCCGGCGTAAAAGATCCCAATTTGTGGATGGTAAAATGCCGGATAGGAGAAGAAAAGTCGACCGTGCTGTTATTGATGCGGAAATTTATCACGTATCAATTTTCca gcGAACCTCTTCAGATAAAATCCGTTGTGGCACCGGAAGGTGTTAAAGGTTACATTTACATAGAAGCTTACAAGCAGCCGCATGTAAAAGCTGCTATCGAAAATGTTGGTAACCTCAGGATGGGTATATGGAAGCAGCAAATGGTACCGATTAAAGAGATGACCGACGTGCTGCGAGTAGTTAAAGAGCAGACCGGTTTAAAAGCTAAACAATGGGTCCGTTTAAAACGAGGCATTTACAAAGATGATATAGCTCAAGTTGATTATGTCGACTTAGCACAAAATCAAGttcatttaaaattgcttCCGAGAATCGATTACACCAGACCACGCGGGGCATTGAGAACAGCGCAGAGCGAATCTGAAGCATTGAAACGTAAGAAGAAAAGACGACCACCTGCGAAACCATTCGATCCCGAAGCAATCCGTGCTATTGGCGGTGAAGTTACCAGTGATGGAGATTTCCTTATTTTTGAAGGAAATAGATATAGTCGTAAAGG ttttctttataaaaatttcactaCAAGTGCTATTATCGCGGAGGGTGTAAAACCTACACTCTCCGAATTAGAGAGATTTGAAGAAGCACCGGAAGGTGTTGAGATAGATTTAAGTGGTACTCCAGGAACTGGAACTTCTGGAAAAGAAGATCAGTCCGTTACTCATTCCTTCAGTAACGGAGATAATGTAGAGGTTTGCGAGGGTGAACTAATAAACCTACAGGGAAAGATTGTTTCCATAGATGGAAACATGATTATGGTTATGCCAAAGCATGAAGAACTTAAAGAAGCTTTGGAATTCCAAGCTTCGGAGTTGCGAAAATACTTTACGCAAGGCGATCACGTTAAG gTTGTAGCAGGAAGATACGAAGGTGATACAGGTTTAATTGTTAGGGTAGAACAAAATAGAgtagttttattttctgattTGTCAATGCACGAACTCGAGGTTCTTCCGAGGGATCTACAATTATGCTCTGACATGGCTACCGGCGTTGATAGCTTAGGACAATTCCAATGGGGTGACTTGGTGCAGCTTGATGCGCAAACAGTCGGTGTTATCGTCCGATTAGAACGTGAGAATTTCCACGTTCTCTCTATGCATGGCAAAGTGGTCGAAGCGAGGCCGCAAGGTCTTACGAAGCGTCGAGAAAATAGAAACGCGGTCGCTTTAGACTCGCAACAGAATACCATACAGAAAAAAGACATTGTTAAAGTGGTCGACGGACCGCATGCAGGTCGAGGTGGTGAAATTAAACATCTGTACAGAAGTTTTGCCTTTTTACACTCGAGAATGTTTGTCGACAATGGTGGAATATTCGTATGCAAAACCAGACATTTACAGTTGTCCGGTGGAAATAAGACAACTTCCATTAATTCTATGTCACCAGTGGCTGGATTTATGTCTCCTAGAATTGCCTCTCCGATGCATCCTAGCGG AGGTGGTTTTGGACGGGGCGGCGGAGGCGGAAGAGGCAGAGGCcgtggtggcggtggcggtgcaAGACGGGATAGAGAATTAATTGGAACCACGATTAAAATAACAGGTGGACCGTACAAGGGAAACGTGGGTATTGTGAAAGATGCGACAGAGACAACAGCGCGCGTGGAATTGCACTCCACGTGTCAAACAATCTCCGTCGATCGATCTCATATAGCAAACGTCGGCGTCCCGACAAAGGATGGTGGCTTCAGCAGTTACAACAGAACTCCGGCTTACGGTGCTGGTGGGCAGACGCCGATGTACGCGAGGGACGGATCAAAGACACCTATGCACGGTTCCCAGACGCCGATGTACGAAA ATGGTTCTCGCACCCCTCACTACGGTTCAATGACGCCGTCTCACGATGGATCGCGAACACCAGGACAATCTGGAGCTTGGGATCCGTCAGTTACTAACACACCCGCCAGGACGAACGATTTCGACGGCTACAGTATAGAAGAAGGTGGCTCGCCCGGTTACGGGCCCGGATATCCTCCTACTGGTGGGCCGTTTACTCCGCAGACTCCGGGCACCATGTACGGCTCGGAACAAAGCTTCAGCTCATATCAGCCGAGTCCTAGTCCTGCGGGCAGTGCTACCGCGAGCCCAAGTCCTACAGGCTACGTTGCTACTCCGTCCCCAAGTGGTACTGGATACACTACTAGCCCACATGGAGCATTTGCAACTCCTTCTCCGATGGGTTATAGTCCTATGACACCTG GAGTACCAAGTAGTCCATACAATCCACATACACCTAGTTCAACAGGAATGGATGCAGTCGGTTCCGGTATCATGGGTAGCTCAGAATGGCATACGACGGATATTGAAGTACGCATTCGCGACTCTCATGACGATCCTGCTCTCGCTGGACAACAAGCAGTTATTCGAGGAATTTCA GGTGGTATGTGCACTGTTTATCTACCTACCGAAGATCGAGTTGTGAACCTAGTGTGTGAACAACTGGAACCTGTGGTACCGTCACGCGGCGATCGAGTCAAAGTAATTCTGGGTGAAGACCGCGAAGCTGTCGGCACTTTACTTTCGATCGATAATCAAGAGGGAGTGGTAAAACTCAACACGGACGAGATAAAATTCTTGCAATTGcgatttttgtgtaaaatgaaAGCACTAGatttaaaagatttgaaaTGA
- the LOC139808135 gene encoding uncharacterized protein — translation MFQDILPNVNVIDPQNDQYIAHLMDYFHICLESVRRLSVGKTKHLMLKALADTLGGYLRVYILPITRHSYYAGNIKYRNARMLFELFDELKVFLQTNGASWSKPSQDLPNIRIPPIIITPPKTSVACNGLITYSACKCDCYGNEATANEVTIPLPFLDNEAEPNSIALPFKTDSLQSLYSEKSAFALVKYYIASVKCIISRSSTKTRLRKFNKDFYTWLQQSVRRHLDDEKWYPAFGGVLRVLATLRESDIGGDIMKSRTSGTYQVMPKVGTGRTSQTDESGSSLYKGKGENLCRLNSDSTTTLGPTELVIIAVLSVLMMWLLVGLSLVCYRFLTKPSEGCPPCESKATPFAVLYENADYCQPDTCPSKPLRKGVVEKLKEWWRDRFGRCPGGCQEHADEERCLAAMSYSSKDVVSDSSRIYPWACLFTLITLLC, via the exons ATGTTTCAAGATATTCTACCCAAC GTGAACGTCATCGATCCCCAGAACGATCAGTACATAGCACACCTCATGGACTATTTTCACATATGCCTTGAGAGCGTACGGAGGCTGTCCGTTGGCAAAACGAAGCATTTGATGCTGAAAGCTCTGGCGGACACTCTGGGCGGTTACTTGCGGGTCTACATCCTCCCCATCACAAGACACTCGTATTACGCGGGTAACATCAAGTATCGTAACGCGAGGATGCTGTTTGAGCTCTTCGACGAGCTGAAGGTCTTTCTACAGACAAACGGTGCCAGTTGGTCGAAGCCCAGCCAAGATCTTCCAAATATCAGGATTCCACCCATCATAATTACACCACCGAAAACGTCGGTTGCCTGTAATGGGCTTATCACGTATTCGGCGTGTAAGTGCGATT GCTATGGTAACGAAGCTACGGCGAACGAAGTCACAATACCCCTCCCGTTCCTCGATAATGAAGCGGAGCCAAACAG catcgcgctgcccttcaaAACCGATAGCCTGCAATCATTGTACTCGGAAAAGTCGGCTTTTGCCCTCGTGAAGTACTACATCGCCAGCGTCAAGTGCATCATTTCGCGATCAAGCACGAAAACGCGGCTGCGAAAGTTTAATAAGGACTTCTATACCTGGTTGCAACAATCT GTGCGCCGACACCTGGACGACGAGAAATGGTATCCAGCATTCGGTGGTGTCCTCCGAGTACTGGCTACCTTGCGAGAATCGG ATATCGGCGGCGATATTATGAAGAGCAGAACAAGCGGTACTTATCAAGTTATGCCTAAAGTAGGTACGGGACGTACGAGTCAGACGGACGAGAGTGGATCGTCGCTTTACaaaggaaaaggagaaa atttgtgcCGATTGAATTCAGACAGTACAACGACACTTGGACCCACGGAGCTCGTGATTATAGCAGTGTTATCCGTACTGATGATGTGGTTATTGGTGGGATTGAGCTTAGTGTGCTACAGATTTCTCACCAAGCCCTCCGAGGGCTGTCCACCCTGCGAATCAAAGGCTACACC ATTCGCGGTTCTCTACGAGAATGCGGACTACTGCCAACCAGATACGTGCCCCTCGAAGCCGTTGCGTAAGGGCGTGgttgaaaaattgaaggaatGGTGGAGAGATAGGTTTGGACGGTGCCCAGGGGGATGCCAGGAGCACGCGGACGAGGAACGTTGCTTGGCCGCGATGAGTTACAGCAGCAAAGACGTCGTCAGCGATAGCAGCAGAATTTATCCGTGGGCGTGTCTTTTTACGTTAATTACGTTGCTCTGCTAG